One genomic region from Thermococcus sp. encodes:
- a CDS encoding DUF1648 domain-containing protein, with product MEFQTAFDLFIGLTLLVAGILTLAFRNRQNSFIGVRIGYTYMSEEAWRKANTAGGLFFVGFSLVLVIMALTGVSIQAFLLALIVGVLAGVGVSVAVAKRTYELEELSREAPEKPPGKKIEVNIRPYLLLQLVALGAYLLLVALNWSALPEPMTVHFDASGNPNGFMSKAWGAVGIPLMV from the coding sequence ATGGAGTTTCAAACCGCCTTTGACCTTTTCATAGGCCTGACCCTCTTAGTCGCTGGCATTCTGACATTGGCCTTCAGGAACAGACAGAACTCCTTCATAGGAGTCAGGATTGGGTACACCTACATGTCGGAGGAAGCCTGGAGGAAGGCGAACACCGCAGGGGGACTGTTCTTCGTGGGGTTTTCCCTCGTCCTGGTTATCATGGCCCTCACGGGGGTCTCCATACAGGCCTTCCTACTCGCCCTAATCGTCGGGGTCCTTGCCGGCGTGGGCGTATCCGTGGCCGTCGCCAAGAGGACGTACGAACTTGAGGAACTCTCAAGGGAGGCCCCGGAGAAGCCCCCTGGGAAGAAGATAGAGGTGAACATAAGACCATACCTGCTCCTGCAACTGGTCGCCCTCGGAGCCTACCTGCTCCTCGTCGCACTTAACTGGAGCGCCCTTCCGGAGCCAATGACTGTTCACTTCGATGCATCGGGAAACCCGAACGGCTTCATGTCAAAAGCATGGGGAGCCGTGGGAATACCCCTGATGGTGTGA
- a CDS encoding PadR family transcriptional regulator → MLGNPKEKALKKLRKELRSGLYSYLVLSILEKEGELHGYAIRKKLNELSNGKLVPSEGALYDILKGLKRLSLVEDEWAEAGGRPRKYYRLTELGREVLEELRDEIKETVLVIEKVNGRW, encoded by the coding sequence TTGCTCGGAAACCCGAAGGAAAAGGCACTCAAGAAGCTCAGAAAAGAGCTCCGCTCGGGTTTATATTCCTACTTGGTCCTGTCTATTCTAGAGAAGGAAGGCGAGCTTCACGGCTACGCTATAAGGAAGAAACTCAACGAGCTGAGCAATGGGAAGCTAGTTCCGAGTGAAGGTGCCCTGTACGACATTCTGAAGGGACTGAAGAGGCTTAGCCTGGTCGAGGATGAGTGGGCTGAAGCAGGAGGACGACCGAGGAAGTATTACCGCCTGACAGAGCTTGGAAGGGAGGTTTTGGAAGAGCTTAGGGATGAAATCAAGGAGACCGTGCTGGTCATTGAGAAGGTTAACGGAAGGTGGTAG
- a CDS encoding DUF3887 domain-containing protein has product MRAWVLPIVFLLLFIPLVTAQSGAAGAFIKAMGSGKYSYLEPYLSPQMQSAFPESKFVELRSSLVEKYGGLVNASYTGAEGGYEYVRVDFERASVSFKLVIQGGKIAGLWIVGVSKRQEKALTPQDAMIGALKTGNYSIVEPYLSPIMKKALTEGSFEAIRKSLIRAHGEIQSYEFVKREEEGPYITYYYRVTASKGTYTVTVTVRDGKVDGFHLKGVPFKATASALYPILGALLAFLIIWAYVRRLGIAEVIFGMVLLFIVLLIQPLIQSIPTFLGVSNITFLVLWTGFIAGLLQEVAKYYASRGKSQRKALYIGAGFGFGEAIYVSLISMVSGGSVVLLSALERFLALLFHASTTVIFSRAYGQGKGREALTALILIHWFVDSLAAYWHYSPSYIILGVSYAVMLAVGLYLIKLLPGVKAEREKETVKW; this is encoded by the coding sequence ATGAGGGCCTGGGTTCTCCCCATAGTTTTTCTTCTCCTGTTCATTCCCCTAGTCACTGCCCAGAGTGGAGCTGCTGGGGCGTTCATAAAAGCCATGGGGTCAGGGAAGTACTCCTACCTCGAGCCGTATCTAAGCCCCCAGATGCAGTCGGCATTTCCAGAATCCAAGTTCGTGGAGCTGAGGAGTTCGCTCGTTGAGAAGTACGGGGGGCTCGTCAACGCGAGCTACACCGGCGCAGAAGGGGGATACGAGTACGTTAGGGTCGATTTTGAAAGGGCTTCCGTGAGCTTCAAGCTCGTCATCCAAGGTGGAAAGATAGCGGGGCTCTGGATAGTGGGGGTCTCCAAAAGGCAGGAGAAAGCCCTCACACCGCAGGATGCTATGATTGGGGCCCTTAAAACTGGCAACTACTCGATTGTTGAGCCGTATCTCTCACCCATTATGAAAAAAGCCCTCACCGAGGGTTCCTTCGAGGCAATACGCAAGAGCCTGATAAGGGCTCACGGCGAGATACAGTCATATGAATTCGTGAAACGCGAGGAGGAAGGGCCCTACATTACGTATTACTACCGCGTCACCGCTTCAAAGGGAACCTACACCGTTACCGTCACCGTAAGGGACGGAAAGGTGGATGGATTCCACCTCAAGGGCGTGCCCTTTAAAGCCACTGCCAGTGCCCTCTATCCTATTTTGGGCGCCCTACTGGCTTTTCTGATTATCTGGGCCTACGTGAGGAGGCTTGGCATCGCGGAGGTCATCTTCGGCATGGTCCTCCTCTTCATCGTGCTCCTCATCCAACCACTGATTCAATCGATCCCCACCTTCCTTGGCGTTTCAAACATCACTTTCCTCGTCCTCTGGACGGGCTTTATAGCCGGGCTCCTTCAGGAGGTCGCTAAGTATTACGCCTCACGGGGCAAAAGCCAGAGAAAAGCCCTTTACATAGGGGCCGGCTTCGGTTTTGGGGAGGCCATCTACGTATCACTGATAAGCATGGTAAGTGGTGGCTCAGTAGTGTTACTAAGCGCACTCGAAAGGTTCTTGGCGCTCCTCTTTCACGCATCCACGACCGTGATTTTCTCAAGGGCATACGGGCAAGGCAAGGGCAGGGAGGCCCTGACGGCTTTGATTTTAATCCACTGGTTCGTGGATTCCCTCGCGGCCTACTGGCACTACAGCCCGAGCTACATCATCCTCGGAGTGAGCTACGCGGTGATGCTCGCTGTTGGGCTCTACCTCATAAAGCTCCTGCCAGGGGTGAAGGCGGAACGGGAGAAAGAAACTGTTAAGTGGTGA
- a CDS encoding heavy metal-binding domain-containing protein: protein MYRVMGMIVVTTEGIPGYRIVEVKGLARGGVVMATHLGRDIIAGFRNLVGGEVKEYTEMMAEAREIALQRMIENAEKMGANAVVGMRFMTSNVGQRMAEVYAFGTAVMVEPE from the coding sequence ATGTATCGGGTGATGGGTATGATTGTAGTGACGACAGAGGGCATTCCTGGCTACCGCATTGTTGAAGTTAAGGGGTTAGCCAGGGGAGGGGTTGTGATGGCAACGCACCTAGGCAGGGACATAATAGCCGGCTTCCGAAACCTCGTTGGCGGTGAGGTCAAAGAGTACACCGAGATGATGGCCGAGGCGAGAGAGATAGCACTCCAGAGGATGATAGAGAACGCGGAGAAGATGGGTGCCAACGCCGTCGTCGGGATGCGCTTCATGACTTCCAACGTTGGGCAGAGGATGGCCGAGGTTTACGCCTTTGGAACGGCCGTTATGGTAGAGCCCGAGTAG
- a CDS encoding YiiX/YebB-like N1pC/P60 family cysteine hydrolase — protein MRSKLATAGVIVGLLVLVTMMHPVAASGSLGGSNYHHPYPHGLIPGDIVMGHNPVSDLVIPGYWTHTGIIAYYDYNANDWVVVEAWDNPSEVRLVYLSDFLKRYDTVAVLRVKTTNYVRQAAVEFALQQLGKPYDWKWWTKHVYGDSYYCSELVWAAYMAAGGPDIDANPGWSWKYLDGVAPQEIYDDSNTYVIYYNSV, from the coding sequence ATGAGGAGCAAACTTGCGACAGCAGGGGTTATAGTTGGACTTCTGGTTCTCGTGACCATGATGCACCCGGTCGCGGCTTCGGGGAGTCTGGGAGGCTCGAACTACCACCATCCGTACCCGCACGGGCTTATCCCGGGCGACATTGTCATGGGGCACAACCCTGTCAGCGACCTCGTAATACCCGGTTATTGGACCCACACAGGGATAATAGCCTACTATGACTACAATGCCAATGATTGGGTGGTTGTTGAAGCTTGGGACAACCCGAGCGAGGTCAGGCTGGTCTACCTCTCCGACTTCCTCAAGAGGTACGACACCGTCGCGGTTCTCAGGGTTAAAACAACCAACTACGTAAGGCAGGCAGCGGTTGAATTCGCCCTCCAGCAGCTTGGCAAGCCCTACGACTGGAAGTGGTGGACAAAGCATGTTTACGGCGACAGCTACTACTGCTCCGAGCTCGTGTGGGCGGCCTACATGGCGGCAGGCGGACCTGATATCGACGCCAACCCCGGCTGGAGCTGGAAATACCTCGACGGTGTTGCCCCTCAGGAGATATACGACGACTCCAACACCTACGTCATATATTACAACTCAGTCTGA
- the dph2 gene encoding diphthamide biosynthesis enzyme Dph2, with translation MHDVPMGEILKKLRELNAERVLIQTPEGLKSEAQVLADFLEENGIYAIISGDVNYGACDPADTEAKRLGCDALIHLGHSYMALHLEIPTIFVPAFAKVDVVPAIEQNIDEIKKLGRRIALVTTTQHIHQLERARAFLEGNGFEVLIGKGDSRVSWPGQVLGCNFSTAKVDADGVLFIGAGYFHPTGVAMTVKKPTLAVNPYSGDAVWMDREAERLIRKRWAQIAKAIDAQRFGVITSTKKGQLRLSEAKRMVKLLREHGKYAKLIAMNHVNYFALEGFDFDAYVVVACPRVPVDDYESWRKPVLTPREVEILLGLHNEYEFDEIVGVERGTDEPLGLSLKGPVT, from the coding sequence ATGCACGATGTCCCAATGGGTGAGATACTAAAAAAGCTCCGTGAGCTTAACGCTGAGAGGGTGCTCATCCAGACTCCCGAGGGGTTGAAGTCGGAGGCACAGGTACTCGCGGACTTCCTTGAGGAGAACGGGATATATGCGATAATAAGTGGGGACGTGAACTACGGTGCCTGCGATCCTGCCGATACCGAAGCGAAGAGGCTCGGTTGCGACGCGCTGATCCATCTCGGCCATAGCTACATGGCGCTCCACCTTGAGATTCCAACGATATTCGTCCCTGCCTTCGCGAAGGTCGACGTCGTTCCTGCCATTGAGCAGAACATCGATGAAATCAAAAAGCTCGGGAGGAGGATTGCCCTCGTCACAACGACCCAGCACATCCACCAGCTTGAGAGGGCAAGAGCTTTCTTGGAGGGGAACGGTTTTGAAGTTCTCATCGGAAAAGGTGACTCCCGCGTCAGCTGGCCGGGGCAGGTTCTGGGATGCAACTTTAGTACCGCCAAGGTGGACGCGGATGGTGTTCTCTTCATCGGTGCCGGCTACTTTCACCCTACAGGCGTTGCTATGACAGTTAAGAAACCTACCTTGGCAGTCAATCCCTACTCGGGCGATGCGGTATGGATGGACAGAGAGGCCGAGAGGCTTATCAGGAAGCGCTGGGCGCAGATAGCGAAGGCGATAGACGCTCAGAGGTTTGGCGTAATCACGAGCACCAAGAAGGGTCAGCTCAGGCTCTCTGAGGCGAAGCGCATGGTGAAGCTCCTCCGCGAGCACGGGAAGTACGCCAAGCTCATCGCTATGAACCACGTAAATTATTTTGCTTTAGAAGGTTTCGACTTTGACGCTTACGTTGTGGTCGCCTGTCCCCGTGTCCCGGTAGATGACTACGAGAGCTGGAGGAAGCCGGTGCTTACTCCGAGGGAGGTGGAGATACTGCTCGGCCTGCACAATGAGTATGAGTTCGACGAAATAGTCGGTGTTGAGCGGGGGACGGATGAACCACTGGGGTTATCATTAAAGGGACCTGTGACTTAA
- a CDS encoding NitrOD5 domain-containing protein, producing MSELPSEINRGMVVATAKELLSKFGSHFLVTVEAYLKAKYREGIELADDDPELFYNAVKNLFGEFAALMFLQTLVRELHLSVEEESEEGLLDTLKSYVGG from the coding sequence TTGAGTGAACTTCCCTCCGAGATAAACAGGGGGATGGTGGTGGCGACCGCCAAGGAGCTTCTCAGCAAGTTTGGCTCTCACTTCCTTGTCACAGTGGAGGCATACCTGAAAGCCAAGTACAGGGAGGGCATAGAACTGGCCGATGATGACCCAGAGCTCTTCTACAATGCAGTCAAGAACCTTTTCGGGGAGTTCGCGGCTTTAATGTTCCTTCAGACCCTGGTTAGGGAGCTTCACTTGAGCGTTGAGGAGGAGAGTGAGGAGGGCCTTTTAGATACCCTGAAAAGCTATGTGGGTGGGTAA
- a CDS encoding ATPase domain-containing protein yields the protein MEWKPDIVVFDSITVFGQVFGEVHLRAFLHSIIGRLVNALNMLVFLIDEIPYDGEGIGFGIEEFVADGVIVLEMEKYGEIIRRYMRIPKMRNRPLERYSYKYVITEKGIEVFTTPSLEFVEEKIRERIRTNVPSFDDLLEGDLYEGSITLVAGPAGSGKTILALNIASNISKADRKVLYIAFEETVAGLRDTKERLGLDGEFRILSLVPEAKTPVEYYVMMKSLVERENVELLIIDSLSAMQAHMSKGEFIKAVRYLQLLAKERALTVLLTYTSEDGEKVATTGFSTLVDNLVFLSYHMPKNAGESLERRVLVLKARHSENDPTLRRFTIGSGGIEIE from the coding sequence GTGGAGTGGAAACCGGACATAGTCGTTTTCGACTCCATAACGGTCTTCGGCCAGGTTTTTGGGGAGGTACACCTCAGGGCCTTCCTGCACTCGATAATAGGCAGACTTGTGAACGCCCTCAACATGCTCGTCTTCCTGATCGACGAGATACCCTATGATGGGGAGGGCATAGGGTTTGGTATAGAGGAGTTCGTTGCGGACGGGGTTATAGTCCTTGAGATGGAAAAGTACGGCGAGATAATCAGGCGCTACATGAGGATACCCAAGATGCGCAACAGGCCCCTTGAGCGTTACTCCTACAAGTACGTGATCACCGAAAAGGGGATAGAGGTCTTCACGACACCGAGTCTAGAATTCGTGGAGGAGAAGATAAGGGAGCGCATCAGGACAAATGTGCCTAGCTTCGACGACCTCCTTGAAGGGGATCTCTACGAGGGGAGCATAACTCTCGTCGCCGGCCCGGCCGGCTCGGGGAAAACAATACTGGCCCTCAACATAGCCTCAAACATTTCAAAGGCCGACAGGAAGGTTCTCTACATAGCCTTCGAGGAGACCGTTGCCGGACTCAGGGACACCAAAGAGAGACTTGGCCTCGATGGGGAGTTCAGGATACTATCCCTTGTTCCGGAGGCGAAGACACCCGTTGAGTACTACGTCATGATGAAGTCCCTCGTGGAGAGGGAAAACGTCGAACTGCTCATAATAGACTCCCTGTCCGCAATGCAGGCCCACATGAGCAAGGGGGAGTTCATCAAAGCCGTCCGCTACCTCCAGTTATTGGCCAAGGAGCGCGCCCTAACGGTTCTTCTTACGTATACAAGTGAGGACGGGGAGAAAGTAGCCACCACCGGCTTCAGCACCCTCGTCGATAACCTTGTGTTCCTCTCATATCACATGCCCAAAAATGCCGGGGAAAGCCTTGAAAGGAGGGTACTGGTATTGAAGGCCCGGCACTCGGAGAACGACCCCACGCTGAGGCGCTTCACAATAGGAAGCGGAGGGATAGAGATTGAGTGA
- a CDS encoding ATPase domain-containing protein: MVLIAGNPGAGKTQLMLHVLYNSMKRDLKGAYVSFAETKGQFYEGALNQGIDLREMEERNLFRFYDMLTLPKEEFEDFVDYS, translated from the coding sequence ATGGTCTTAATAGCGGGGAACCCCGGGGCCGGTAAGACCCAACTCATGCTTCACGTCCTCTACAACAGCATGAAGAGAGACCTGAAGGGAGCCTACGTCTCCTTCGCTGAGACCAAGGGGCAGTTCTACGAGGGTGCTCTGAACCAGGGGATAGACCTTAGGGAGATGGAGGAAAGAAACCTCTTCAGGTTCTACGACATGCTCACCCTGCCGAAGGAAGAGTTTGAGGACTTTGTGGACTACTCGTGA
- a CDS encoding METTL5 family protein, which yields MKKKHLAMILSKLRGFDSPRPELEQYRTPGNVAAELLWLARSLGDLEGKVIADLGAGTGVLSIGACLIGAKKVYAVEIDGKALETARENALSLGIDCIEFINADVVEFSGKADTIIMNPPFGSQKPHADRPFLLKAFELGDVVYSIHIAKQEVRAFIDSFVCDSGFSITHRVTISFEIPAQFSFHKKPLERITTDIYRFQRIV from the coding sequence ATGAAAAAGAAGCACCTCGCGATGATCCTTTCAAAGTTACGAGGCTTTGACAGCCCCCGACCGGAGCTTGAACAGTACAGAACCCCGGGAAACGTTGCGGCGGAACTCTTATGGTTGGCCCGCTCCCTTGGTGACCTTGAGGGAAAGGTCATTGCTGATCTCGGCGCTGGAACCGGCGTTCTCTCAATAGGAGCCTGTCTTATTGGAGCAAAAAAGGTTTACGCGGTTGAGATCGATGGTAAAGCCCTCGAAACTGCGAGGGAAAACGCCCTCTCTCTCGGCATTGACTGCATCGAGTTTATAAACGCCGACGTTGTGGAGTTCTCAGGGAAAGCTGACACGATCATCATGAACCCTCCATTTGGAAGCCAGAAACCCCACGCTGACAGGCCGTTTCTTCTGAAGGCATTTGAGCTGGGTGACGTGGTTTACTCCATCCACATCGCAAAGCAGGAGGTGAGGGCCTTCATTGATTCCTTCGTCTGCGACTCTGGATTTTCAATAACCCACCGGGTAACGATTTCCTTCGAGATTCCGGCCCAGTTTTCCTTTCATAAAAAACCCCTTGAACGGATTACCACCGACATTTACAGATTCCAGAGGATTGTCTGA
- a CDS encoding mechanosensitive ion channel family protein — protein sequence MSGSNVLNTTVFSGTLGTAPFGITLLSLIKAGLILVAGFVIAKLIKIQVLKATRNTTYVWIINEETASALYNLILFIALIYSLEEIGILSYKLWGIPLSNLLTAILVFYFSYLLAKKSKDYMLVRAPKSKLPETQVKAKLFYYTVVTVAFFLALSIAGISGELGTLLAAAGITGIVLGFSAQTVVSNFVSGVFMYFDKPLQIGDAVRLRDSSGNILEGIVEDMRILSTRIRQWDGTLVRIPNEKLFNSEIINLQRYPARRTTITVGIAYSADADKAIETILKVLNEEPYVLAKPEPRVYVEDLGNSSVNLVIWAWVPSALWTGQNILRSKYQLLQKIKAALDREGIEIPFPQRVNWFANELRVKVEGKPEEKGEA from the coding sequence GTGAGTGGGAGCAACGTTCTCAACACGACCGTTTTCTCAGGAACCCTTGGAACGGCCCCCTTTGGAATTACCCTATTATCCCTCATAAAAGCCGGCCTGATACTAGTAGCTGGCTTCGTTATCGCCAAATTGATCAAAATCCAGGTTCTTAAGGCCACAAGGAACACAACCTACGTGTGGATAATCAACGAGGAGACCGCATCTGCTCTCTACAACCTCATCTTGTTCATCGCCCTCATCTACTCTCTCGAGGAGATCGGAATACTCTCCTACAAGCTTTGGGGTATTCCACTTAGCAACCTCCTTACGGCGATACTCGTCTTCTACTTCTCCTACCTCCTAGCGAAGAAGTCCAAGGATTACATGCTCGTCAGGGCCCCCAAAAGCAAGCTCCCAGAGACCCAGGTAAAGGCAAAGCTGTTTTACTACACCGTCGTTACGGTGGCCTTCTTCCTGGCCCTGAGCATAGCTGGGATAAGCGGTGAGCTTGGCACTCTCTTAGCAGCCGCGGGTATAACCGGTATCGTCCTAGGTTTCTCGGCTCAAACCGTCGTTTCGAACTTCGTCTCGGGAGTTTTTATGTATTTTGACAAACCCCTCCAAATAGGAGACGCGGTGAGGTTGAGGGACTCTTCCGGGAACATCCTCGAGGGAATCGTCGAGGACATGCGTATACTCTCAACGAGAATAAGACAGTGGGATGGAACTCTCGTCAGGATTCCAAACGAGAAGCTCTTCAACAGTGAAATCATCAACCTCCAGAGGTATCCTGCGAGGAGGACAACGATAACGGTGGGGATAGCGTACAGTGCAGACGCCGACAAGGCCATCGAGACCATCCTGAAGGTCCTCAATGAAGAGCCCTACGTTCTGGCGAAACCCGAACCGAGGGTCTACGTCGAGGATCTTGGGAACAGCTCCGTAAACCTGGTGATATGGGCGTGGGTACCCAGTGCCCTTTGGACGGGCCAGAACATACTCCGTTCCAAGTACCAGCTCCTCCAGAAGATAAAAGCAGCCCTAGACAGAGAGGGCATAGAGATACCGTTCCCGCAGAGGGTTAACTGGTTTGCCAATGAGCTGAGGGTGAAGGTAGAAGGAAAGCCCGAGGAGAAGGGTGAGGCTTAA
- a CDS encoding DUF432 domain-containing protein — MFGEYQLRTQFVKVGDTKIHMLEETEELIKYRRDNVRVILKKSRGGFRIVPAPAEGYGVKLLLIDFEERIMIPPRETLYFYLTAPIEAEVLLGDTVVDRFQISCEKYALYGTPEIGAIARYWRSGVYASEPESPGLIRIMITNKTNKWMEMDHVVVYIAGTVMFYSYYRAYYPLVKVEFKSDVPEVNNTGEPPREGLTPSKKPLPLPNFLMRW, encoded by the coding sequence ATGTTTGGAGAATATCAACTTAGGACTCAGTTCGTCAAAGTAGGGGATACTAAAATACATATGCTGGAGGAGACGGAAGAGCTGATTAAATATAGGCGTGATAATGTAAGGGTAATATTAAAAAAAAGCCGCGGAGGATTCCGCATTGTTCCAGCTCCGGCAGAAGGCTACGGAGTAAAACTCCTCCTGATAGACTTTGAAGAGAGGATAATGATACCCCCAAGGGAAACCCTTTACTTTTATCTAACCGCTCCAATCGAAGCGGAAGTTCTCCTAGGAGACACAGTTGTAGACAGATTCCAGATATCCTGTGAAAAGTACGCACTATATGGAACCCCAGAAATAGGTGCTATAGCAAGATACTGGAGATCTGGGGTATATGCATCGGAACCGGAATCACCGGGACTCATCAGGATTATGATCACTAACAAAACAAACAAGTGGATGGAAATGGACCACGTCGTTGTGTACATCGCAGGCACCGTGATGTTTTACTCATATTATAGAGCATATTATCCACTCGTAAAGGTCGAGTTTAAATCAGACGTCCCTGAGGTGAACAACACGGGAGAGCCGCCGAGGGAGGGGCTGACACCGAGCAAAAAACCACTGCCCCTACCGAACTTCTTAATGAGGTGGTGA
- a CDS encoding DUF434 domain-containing protein has protein sequence MLSEAYRDFKYLLNRGYRKTYALDFVANHYRLTLRERHLLARCVFSDGWIKEVERKLLKSSDLRGRILAIDGFNVLITLESLMEGRAMLCEDGLVRDLKYQGKYRINEKTEKLILKTAEALMRLNVGRAVFFYGKGNPKSGLVAAMTRKALKKVGVPGEVYLVRSPDHELRGFENVATADTAVIAKVSGAFDLAKHVGKTLEGTPLSFCEILSKLRSPH, from the coding sequence ATGCTGAGCGAAGCGTACCGCGATTTCAAGTACCTCCTCAACAGAGGCTACCGAAAAACCTACGCCCTAGATTTCGTGGCCAACCACTACCGCCTGACCCTAAGGGAGAGGCACCTGCTGGCGAGATGCGTTTTCTCAGACGGCTGGATCAAAGAGGTGGAGAGAAAACTCTTGAAGTCAAGTGATCTTCGGGGGAGAATCTTAGCCATCGATGGATTTAACGTTCTCATAACACTCGAGTCACTCATGGAGGGGAGGGCAATGCTCTGTGAGGATGGCCTTGTCAGGGATCTCAAATATCAAGGGAAGTATAGGATCAATGAGAAGACCGAGAAGCTTATTTTAAAAACGGCAGAGGCTTTAATGAGGTTAAATGTTGGTAGAGCAGTTTTTTTCTACGGAAAGGGCAATCCAAAGAGTGGGCTGGTAGCGGCCATGACGCGAAAAGCCCTCAAAAAGGTAGGAGTGCCCGGTGAGGTTTACCTCGTGAGAAGCCCAGACCACGAGCTTAGGGGGTTTGAAAACGTTGCAACGGCAGATACAGCTGTGATCGCCAAGGTAAGTGGAGCCTTCGACCTAGCTAAACACGTTGGAAAAACCCTTGAGGGAACTCCATTATCGTTTTGTGAGATACTCAGTAAATTGAGGTCACCACATTGA
- a CDS encoding HD domain-containing protein, which produces MYSEEELLSEIRELMGDEELFGMYERAFREYHYYFDTTNYVVLNVYGFNDHGPVHVLLTTRRALELLRIIRKAGIKTTAEKLGKPHRWSKFIVAFSALFHDIGNMIHRDIHYEFSVFLAEPVIGELVGKFEERDPLLLKALTLNAIYTHDEKVQCTTIEGSLVTIADGCDMEAGRSRLAYKKDKVDIHAVSALAIERVEIREGNEEHPILIEIWMKHPAGIFQVDEILTKKVKSSLLREKVKLKIHTGMENEIVEKVI; this is translated from the coding sequence ATGTACAGTGAAGAGGAACTGCTGTCTGAGATAAGGGAACTTATGGGCGATGAAGAGCTTTTCGGGATGTATGAGAGGGCCTTCAGAGAGTACCACTACTACTTTGACACAACCAACTACGTTGTCCTGAACGTCTACGGCTTCAACGACCACGGTCCTGTTCACGTTCTCCTGACGACGAGGCGCGCGCTCGAACTCCTCAGGATAATCAGGAAAGCAGGAATAAAGACAACGGCGGAAAAGCTCGGGAAGCCGCACCGTTGGAGCAAGTTCATAGTGGCTTTCAGCGCGCTCTTCCACGACATAGGCAACATGATACACAGGGACATACACTACGAGTTCAGTGTCTTTCTCGCGGAGCCGGTAATAGGAGAGCTCGTAGGCAAGTTCGAGGAGAGGGACCCGCTCCTCCTCAAGGCCCTCACGCTCAACGCGATATACACCCACGATGAGAAGGTTCAGTGCACGACCATAGAGGGCTCCCTCGTGACAATAGCGGACGGCTGCGACATGGAAGCGGGGAGGAGCAGGTTGGCCTACAAGAAGGACAAGGTCGATATACACGCGGTTTCGGCGCTGGCCATCGAGCGGGTCGAGATAAGGGAGGGCAATGAAGAGCACCCGATACTCATCGAGATATGGATGAAACACCCGGCCGGAATCTTCCAAGTGGACGAAATACTGACGAAGAAGGTCAAAAGCTCTCTCCTGCGGGAAAAGGTGAAACTCAAGATACACACCGGGATGGAGAACGAGATCGTGGAGAAGGTTATTTAA
- a CDS encoding PIN domain-containing protein, whose translation MSITERREWMVIPDTNFLLVPGQFGVDVFSELKRVLDVRFKIAVPDVVLQELDIIERKSRGKDLLAIRMAKKLVERFETVEVGQFGAKPIDDQILDFASKNERVIVCTNDKGLKKRLRERGIPVVYLRSKKILEIEGMLG comes from the coding sequence ATGTCCATAACAGAGAGGAGGGAGTGGATGGTCATTCCGGACACGAACTTCCTCCTCGTTCCAGGCCAGTTCGGCGTCGACGTCTTTTCTGAGCTCAAAAGGGTACTTGACGTTCGCTTCAAAATCGCAGTCCCGGACGTCGTACTCCAAGAGCTTGATATCATAGAGCGGAAGTCCCGCGGGAAGGACCTTTTAGCAATCCGGATGGCGAAGAAGCTGGTTGAGCGGTTTGAAACAGTTGAGGTGGGCCAGTTTGGAGCAAAACCGATAGACGATCAGATCCTCGACTTCGCCTCCAAGAACGAGAGGGTTATAGTATGCACCAATGACAAGGGCTTGAAGAAGAGACTCCGCGAGAGGGGCATCCCCGTTGTTTACCTCCGCTCGAAGAAGATCCTTGAGATTGAGGGGATGCTTGGATAG